A genome region from Leptonema illini DSM 21528 includes the following:
- the dtd gene encoding D-aminoacyl-tRNA deacylase, with protein sequence MQRVLSASVQVDGETVGSIGRGLLVFVGFGHDDTEAGIDPFLDRLLKLRIFEDEAGRMNRSLADVAGGLLLVSQFTLLADLAKGNRPSFGPAASPEIARHLYERMLDRAAAKHGPVAAGRFGADMKVALINDGPVTFVLP encoded by the coding sequence GTGCAGCGTGTGCTCTCGGCGTCCGTGCAGGTGGACGGCGAGACGGTCGGTTCTATCGGGCGGGGCCTGCTTGTTTTCGTCGGTTTCGGTCATGACGATACCGAGGCCGGCATCGATCCCTTTCTCGATCGTCTTCTCAAGCTGCGCATCTTCGAAGACGAGGCCGGACGTATGAATCGCAGCCTTGCCGACGTCGCCGGCGGCCTGCTTCTTGTTTCGCAGTTCACCCTGCTTGCCGATCTGGCTAAAGGCAACCGGCCGTCTTTCGGTCCGGCAGCCTCTCCCGAAATCGCCAGGCATCTTTACGAGCGTATGCTCGATCGGGCCGCAGCGAAACACGGCCCTGTCGCCGCCGGGCGCTTTGGCGCCGATATGAAGGTCGCTCTGATCAACGACGGCCCGGTGACCTTTGTGCTGCCGTAA
- a CDS encoding DUF1574 family protein: MKNQEQAHESSSGKRPPLRLFLFPVLVFALAFLVDKAFFIGRIEDYFLTTASFLNFDHKEAMLDELEDHLKKPDHLKALVLFGNSRTMSFSREYIEERYPGWTLFNFSVPGGTTDYFYYFMKEFRRRDIRPEAIYFAVTPQGMNATPAVALDEVMVFGLPPSFLATEFRYYSLDELTNYIAKKAFLVYRYRPKLKTIEWRMSYNEQTKDRPVDAFRKMLENTELALAKHRGSVPYDLDVKPAQDEAAIQANAISIWKDAFTPFRLHEGQVHFTEESLKIAKELGAKTGLVWPRVSAPLRHLKDTEKVAIDPVTHEPTTVRAAWEPAMKRLTEDTDASWMDFNYDPAFDPHCDFFFDASHMASGCFRPFMDGVMAEAMK, translated from the coding sequence GTGAAGAACCAGGAACAGGCACACGAATCTTCTTCGGGTAAACGCCCTCCGCTCAGGCTGTTCCTTTTTCCGGTTCTCGTCTTTGCCCTGGCCTTTCTTGTCGATAAGGCCTTCTTTATCGGTAGAATCGAAGACTACTTCCTGACGACGGCCTCCTTCTTGAACTTCGATCATAAAGAGGCGATGCTCGACGAGCTTGAAGACCATCTGAAAAAGCCCGATCATCTGAAGGCCCTTGTGCTTTTCGGCAACTCACGCACCATGTCGTTCAGTCGCGAGTATATCGAAGAGCGTTATCCGGGATGGACGCTTTTTAACTTCTCGGTGCCGGGCGGGACGACGGACTACTTCTATTACTTCATGAAAGAATTCCGACGTCGCGACATACGACCCGAGGCCATCTATTTCGCCGTTACTCCTCAGGGCATGAATGCAACGCCGGCCGTCGCTCTTGATGAGGTGATGGTTTTCGGGCTGCCGCCGTCGTTCCTTGCTACGGAGTTCCGTTATTACAGTCTCGACGAGCTTACGAATTACATTGCCAAGAAGGCCTTCCTTGTTTACAGATACCGTCCGAAACTGAAGACGATCGAGTGGCGCATGTCGTATAACGAGCAGACGAAAGACCGCCCTGTCGACGCCTTTCGCAAGATGCTTGAAAATACCGAGCTGGCTCTCGCAAAACATCGCGGATCGGTACCTTACGATCTCGACGTGAAGCCGGCGCAGGATGAAGCGGCCATTCAGGCCAATGCCATCTCTATCTGGAAAGATGCCTTCACACCGTTCCGGCTGCATGAAGGGCAGGTGCATTTTACCGAAGAATCGCTGAAAATAGCAAAAGAGCTCGGCGCGAAGACGGGCCTTGTCTGGCCGAGAGTCAGCGCTCCACTGCGACATCTGAAAGATACCGAGAAGGTGGCGATCGACCCCGTTACGCATGAGCCGACCACGGTGCGCGCAGCCTGGGAGCCGGCCATGAAAAGGTTAACTGAAGATACCGACGCCAGCTGGATGGACTTTAATTATGACCCGGCCTTTGATCCGCATTGCGACTTCTTCTTCGATGCCAGTCACATGGCTTCGGGCTGCTTCCGCCCGTTTATGGACGGCGTAATGGCCGAGGCTATGAAATGA
- a CDS encoding DUF2249 domain-containing protein, whose amino-acid sequence MSEVLDVTQIVPFQRHAIIFDRFKALKEDESFILRNDHDPKPLHHQFQINFPGAFTWDYVEKAPGNFQIRITRVAVDPNHDNAIAGDCCGHH is encoded by the coding sequence ATGAGTGAAGTTCTGGACGTAACGCAGATCGTCCCTTTTCAAAGACATGCGATCATCTTTGATCGTTTCAAGGCTCTTAAAGAAGACGAATCGTTTATTTTGAGAAACGATCATGATCCGAAGCCGCTGCATCATCAGTTTCAGATCAACTTTCCCGGAGCCTTTACCTGGGATTACGTCGAGAAGGCTCCCGGTAATTTTCAGATTCGCATCACACGCGTTGCGGTGGATCCGAATCATGACAATGCCATCGCAGGCGATTGCTGCGGACATCACTGA
- a CDS encoding class I SAM-dependent methyltransferase has product MNQDELREVFDRQASSYDAQWARMSAMSGALHFLLESVFADLPAEAQILCVGAGTGEELLALSRISPRCRFTVVEPSGAMLQVCRKRADEAGLTSRCTFHEGYVDSLPAVQVYNAATCFLVSQFILEIEARTSFFKEIALRLLPSGILTSSDLSSDPDHFDALLALWQRVMSPGDHSPESIARMKAAYAKDVAILPPQALATIIESAGFKRPVPFFQAGLIHAWYARRM; this is encoded by the coding sequence ATGAATCAGGATGAACTCAGAGAGGTCTTCGATCGCCAGGCCTCGAGCTACGACGCACAGTGGGCAAGGATGTCGGCAATGAGCGGCGCCCTGCATTTTTTACTCGAATCCGTCTTTGCTGATCTACCAGCAGAGGCTCAGATCCTCTGTGTCGGCGCCGGAACAGGCGAAGAGCTTTTAGCCCTATCCCGGATTTCACCGCGCTGTCGATTCACCGTCGTCGAGCCCTCGGGCGCCATGCTGCAGGTCTGCCGCAAACGGGCGGACGAAGCAGGCCTGACGTCGCGATGCACGTTTCACGAAGGCTATGTCGATTCGCTTCCGGCCGTTCAGGTGTATAACGCGGCGACCTGCTTTCTTGTTTCGCAGTTTATACTCGAGATAGAGGCGCGCACGTCTTTCTTTAAAGAGATCGCCCTGCGGCTTCTGCCTTCGGGCATCCTTACAAGCTCCGATCTGTCATCTGATCCGGATCATTTTGACGCCCTGCTTGCGCTCTGGCAGAGGGTGATGTCGCCGGGTGATCACTCGCCCGAGAGTATCGCCCGCATGAAGGCGGCCTACGCGAAAGACGTGGCCATCCTTCCACCACAGGCGTTGGCCACGATTATAGAGTCCGCCGGTTTTAAGCGGCCCGTGCCGTTTTTCCAGGCCGGCTTGATCCACGCCTGGTATGCCAGGCGCATGTAA
- a CDS encoding AMP-binding protein: MYNVDRFTIPEVIEKSAAHYGDLTALAPSDLRNTEESLSYRQLEERSRGIAALLVLLGVKQGDRVALLSENRPGWGLCYFAISRAGAVAVPIMTAFTDEQIASILEHSGSVVMIASKKLASKAPAGSSVRLLIVDDLERGIYADVSPEAHAKAVADFATPAVAGDDLASILYTSGTMGNSKGVMLTHRNLVSNAIAARKFIVLRRTDRLLSVLPLAHAYEFTIGFLIPMMQGSAVYYLDKPPSATALLPALAAIRPTIMLAVPLIIEKVVRSSVKPALEKMSLYKYKAVRPALDWLAGRKLKKVFGGHLRFFGIGGAPLAADVESFLHNARFPYSIGYGLTETAPLIAGNVAGKVRLHTTGVPPHGVELRIADQRLDTGEGEIQARGPNVFPGYYKDAERTAESFTEDGWFRTGDLGTIDRDGRVTVRGRLKTMILGPSGENIYPEEIEALLNASPYVLESLVYGGEKGVTALVHLKPEALEQITSRIKDGIEQAEIAAGHLAQEAAVSLHSAEHHIAHLLESIRKETNTRLAGFSRLSHIEHQKEPFEKTPKQSIKRFLYPKK; this comes from the coding sequence GTGTATAACGTCGATCGTTTTACTATTCCTGAAGTCATCGAGAAAAGCGCCGCCCATTACGGTGATTTAACCGCCCTTGCACCGAGCGATCTGCGCAACACCGAAGAGAGCCTGAGCTACAGACAGCTTGAAGAGCGTTCGCGAGGCATCGCCGCCCTGCTTGTGCTGCTTGGCGTGAAGCAGGGGGATCGTGTCGCCCTTCTATCAGAGAATCGCCCCGGCTGGGGGCTCTGTTATTTCGCCATCTCCCGTGCCGGAGCGGTCGCCGTTCCGATCATGACGGCCTTCACCGACGAACAGATTGCCTCGATCCTCGAGCATTCAGGCAGCGTCGTTATGATTGCTTCAAAGAAACTGGCCTCTAAGGCTCCGGCCGGCTCGTCGGTGCGATTGTTGATCGTCGACGATCTGGAGCGCGGCATCTACGCAGACGTTTCGCCCGAGGCGCATGCTAAGGCCGTCGCCGATTTCGCCACGCCTGCCGTTGCCGGCGACGATCTCGCTTCTATTCTTTATACGTCGGGTACGATGGGGAACTCAAAGGGTGTGATGCTCACACATCGTAATCTCGTCTCTAACGCCATCGCCGCGCGAAAGTTCATCGTTCTGCGCCGCACCGATCGCCTGCTTTCCGTGCTGCCTCTGGCCCATGCCTATGAATTCACGATCGGATTCTTGATCCCGATGATGCAGGGCTCGGCCGTCTATTATCTGGATAAACCTCCGTCGGCGACGGCGCTGCTTCCGGCGCTTGCAGCCATCCGCCCGACCATCATGCTTGCCGTGCCGCTCATCATCGAGAAGGTCGTGCGTTCCAGCGTGAAGCCGGCGCTTGAGAAGATGTCGCTGTATAAATATAAGGCCGTTCGCCCGGCGCTCGACTGGCTGGCCGGACGCAAGCTGAAGAAGGTTTTCGGCGGACACCTGCGTTTTTTCGGCATCGGAGGAGCTCCGCTTGCCGCCGACGTCGAGAGCTTCTTGCATAACGCTCGCTTCCCGTATTCGATCGGATACGGTTTAACCGAAACCGCTCCGCTGATTGCCGGCAACGTTGCCGGTAAGGTGCGTCTTCATACGACGGGCGTTCCTCCGCATGGAGTCGAGCTGCGCATCGCCGATCAGAGGCTCGATACGGGAGAAGGCGAGATCCAGGCCCGCGGACCGAACGTCTTTCCTGGATATTATAAAGATGCGGAGCGCACGGCCGAGTCCTTCACCGAAGACGGCTGGTTCCGCACCGGCGATCTCGGCACGATAGATCGTGACGGTCGGGTAACGGTGCGCGGACGCCTGAAGACGATGATCCTCGGACCATCGGGCGAGAACATCTACCCCGAAGAGATCGAGGCGCTTTTAAACGCATCGCCCTATGTGCTTGAGTCCCTTGTGTATGGCGGCGAGAAAGGCGTCACCGCTCTTGTGCATCTGAAGCCCGAGGCGCTTGAGCAGATCACGTCACGCATCAAAGACGGAATCGAACAGGCCGAAATCGCCGCCGGACATCTGGCGCAGGAAGCTGCCGTCAGCCTGCACTCGGCCGAGCATCATATTGCTCATCTGCTTGAGAGCATCAGAAAAGAGACGAATACGCGGTTAGCCGGCTTCTCGCGCCTGTCGCATATCGAGCATCAGAAGGAGCCGTTTGAAAAGACGCCGAAGCAGAGTATTAAGAGGTTCCTGTATCCGAAGAAGTAG
- a CDS encoding type II toxin-antitoxin system VapC family toxin, giving the protein MKYLLDTHTFLWTVYNTEALSKPAREAIIHPENEIYVSAVTLWEISIKTRVNKLSLAPFETEDLIPAAEQMQFELIELTPAEAISYHRLAETDHSDPFDRMLIWQAISRGMGLISKDRAFKKFVPTGLNLLW; this is encoded by the coding sequence GTGAAGTATCTGCTTGATACGCACACTTTCCTGTGGACTGTTTACAATACAGAGGCCCTGTCAAAACCAGCGCGAGAAGCCATCATACATCCAGAGAACGAAATCTACGTCAGTGCCGTTACTCTCTGGGAAATCTCAATTAAAACAAGGGTCAACAAACTCTCTCTGGCGCCTTTTGAAACGGAGGATCTAATCCCTGCCGCCGAACAGATGCAATTTGAACTGATTGAGTTGACGCCCGCTGAGGCTATATCATATCACCGCCTTGCCGAAACGGATCACAGCGATCCCTTCGACAGAATGCTGATCTGGCAAGCAATATCGAGAGGTATGGGTCTGATCAGCAAGGATCGTGCGTTTAAGAAGTTCGTTCCGACAGGGCTAAACCTTCTCTGGTAG
- a CDS encoding type II toxin-antitoxin system Phd/YefM family antitoxin: MKTLPAGELKAQFSKVLEEVQKGESFTILQGKDKKPVAMIVPFRTPAKGSPRQIGILEGKVKLKFAPDFKMTEEELLGLK, encoded by the coding sequence ATGAAAACGCTGCCCGCCGGAGAGCTGAAGGCACAATTTTCCAAAGTCCTTGAAGAAGTTCAGAAAGGCGAATCGTTCACAATCCTCCAGGGAAAGGATAAGAAACCCGTAGCGATGATCGTTCCCTTTCGTACGCCAGCAAAAGGTAGTCCTCGGCAAATCGGAATCCTTGAAGGCAAGGTAAAGCTCAAATTTGCCCCTGATTTCAAGATGACCGAAGAAGAACTGCTGGGTCTGAAGTGA